A genomic window from Glaciihabitans sp. INWT7 includes:
- a CDS encoding transglutaminase domain-containing protein, with the protein MTETTIPTRGIRRPTGRTWADITVLLVLSVLGVLGFEPSFGGYGFLIAGLGGLALGAATGILASVFRVNIIALVLVAVVGYFLFGTAIAVPQQALFGVLPTLASLESLAIGAVYGWSDIVTLRTPIGAPAYITVVPYFATWLVALVSTSLAARWLSSKPRSAWRFAITLIGPVALYLAGILIGTDVPYQAGIRGAVFAALALVWLGWRRPTITATSAGPNRLRTRKLAGTAIVVAGAVLLGGSAGFVFAPPKDERFVLREEIQPPFDPLDYPSPLSGFRHYTKQATDDVLFTVTGLKTGDTIRLATLDSYTGKLWNVTGPKTSTDGSGTFNLVGRTLPDPTFITPVVRKDVTFTIAGYKDFWLPSVGYPTSLDFTGGAAKTATDSLRYNDSTGTAVLTTGLVKGDSYTMTAEEQKVIPADDLAKDPIATVNLPPVVGSPDVVTSKAQEFAGKAATPIAQLEAIRLALVQKGFLSHGRASDAVASRAGHGADRISELLERPQMIGDQEQYASAFALMARSYNYPARVVMGFAPKIAEGQKSVEVTGNDVTAWVEVAFDKVGWVAFNPTPKETDIPQAQVPKPQSIPQPQVRQPPRSEKDSDDLLTPVELEKQKKQDKGLLFSLPGWVYILGLSILIPALIVFVPMLIIAAAKRRRARRRREAARTEDRVAGAWDELLDRYSELGYSVIGKTTRVHIADDLESQVAQPVMLRSLAIRADEAVFSGRPVDDQTTDRVWTEASASIEAAREAVGGLRRFLSRYRVRKARDWALRMTTRKDQG; encoded by the coding sequence ATGACGGAGACGACGATCCCCACCCGCGGCATCCGGCGGCCGACCGGTCGCACCTGGGCCGATATCACCGTGTTGCTCGTACTCTCCGTGCTGGGCGTGCTCGGTTTTGAACCGTCATTCGGAGGCTACGGATTTCTGATCGCGGGCCTCGGTGGCCTGGCGCTCGGAGCAGCGACCGGCATCCTCGCCTCGGTCTTCCGCGTCAACATCATCGCCCTGGTGCTCGTCGCCGTCGTCGGATACTTCCTCTTCGGCACGGCCATCGCGGTGCCACAGCAGGCGCTGTTCGGTGTGCTCCCCACTCTCGCGTCGCTCGAGAGCCTCGCAATCGGAGCGGTCTACGGCTGGTCGGACATCGTCACGCTTCGTACCCCGATCGGTGCTCCCGCCTACATCACGGTGGTCCCGTACTTCGCGACGTGGCTCGTGGCACTCGTCTCCACCTCACTCGCCGCCCGCTGGCTCTCGTCGAAGCCGCGGTCGGCCTGGCGCTTCGCGATCACGCTGATCGGTCCGGTGGCGCTCTATCTCGCGGGCATCCTGATCGGCACCGACGTGCCTTACCAGGCGGGCATCCGCGGGGCCGTATTCGCGGCTCTCGCCCTCGTCTGGCTGGGCTGGCGTCGACCCACCATCACCGCGACCTCCGCCGGCCCCAACCGCCTGCGCACCCGCAAACTCGCCGGAACCGCGATCGTCGTCGCCGGCGCCGTGCTGCTCGGTGGCAGCGCCGGATTCGTCTTCGCTCCGCCGAAGGACGAACGCTTCGTGCTGCGCGAGGAGATCCAACCGCCCTTCGATCCGCTGGACTACCCGAGCCCACTGTCCGGCTTCCGGCACTACACGAAACAGGCGACCGACGACGTGCTCTTCACCGTGACCGGGTTGAAGACCGGCGACACGATCCGGCTGGCGACCCTCGACTCGTACACGGGCAAGCTCTGGAACGTCACAGGCCCGAAGACGAGCACGGATGGCTCGGGCACCTTCAACCTGGTGGGGCGCACGCTGCCCGATCCCACCTTCATCACGCCCGTCGTGCGCAAGGATGTCACCTTCACGATCGCCGGCTACAAGGACTTCTGGCTGCCCAGCGTCGGCTACCCGACCAGCCTCGACTTCACCGGCGGGGCGGCCAAAACCGCCACGGACAGCCTGCGCTACAACGACTCCACCGGAACGGCGGTGCTCACCACCGGTCTCGTCAAGGGCGACAGCTACACCATGACTGCGGAAGAGCAGAAGGTCATCCCCGCCGATGACCTCGCCAAGGACCCCATCGCCACCGTGAATCTGCCGCCTGTCGTCGGTAGCCCGGATGTCGTGACGAGCAAGGCGCAGGAATTCGCAGGCAAGGCGGCAACTCCGATTGCGCAGTTGGAGGCCATCCGACTGGCCCTCGTGCAGAAGGGCTTCCTCAGCCACGGGCGCGCTTCCGATGCCGTCGCCTCCCGGGCCGGCCACGGGGCAGACCGCATCAGCGAACTGCTGGAACGCCCTCAGATGATCGGCGACCAGGAGCAGTATGCCTCGGCTTTCGCGCTCATGGCGCGCAGCTACAACTATCCGGCCCGGGTCGTGATGGGCTTCGCGCCCAAGATCGCCGAGGGTCAGAAGTCGGTGGAGGTCACCGGAAACGACGTGACCGCCTGGGTGGAGGTGGCCTTCGACAAGGTGGGCTGGGTGGCGTTCAACCCCACGCCGAAGGAGACGGATATTCCGCAGGCACAGGTGCCGAAACCCCAGAGCATCCCGCAACCGCAGGTGCGGCAGCCCCCGCGTTCCGAGAAGGACAGTGACGACCTGCTGACGCCGGTAGAGCTGGAGAAGCAGAAGAAGCAGGACAAGGGGCTGCTGTTCTCGCTGCCGGGGTGGGTCTACATCCTCGGCCTCAGCATCCTGATCCCGGCCCTGATCGTCTTCGTGCCGATGCTCATCATCGCCGCGGCGAAGCGCCGGCGCGCGCGACGGCGCCGCGAGGCGGCTCGCACCGAGGATCGAGTGGCCGGCGCCTGGGACGAGTTGCTCGATCGCTATTCCGAGCTCGGCTACTCCGTGATCGGCAAGACGACGCGCGTGCACATCGCCGACGACCTCGAGAGTCAGGTGGCTCAGCCGGTGATGCTGAGATCGCTGGCCATCCGCGCCGACGAAGCCGTCTTCTCCGGGCGCCCGGTCGACGACCAGACCACCGATCGGGTCTGGACCGAGGCATCCGCCTCGATCGAGGCCGCCCGAGAGGCGGTGGGGGGCCTTCGCCGGTTCCTCAGCCGATATCGCGTGCGCAAAGCCCGCGATTGGGCGCTACGAATGACCACCCGCAAGGATCAGGGCTAG
- a CDS encoding DUF58 domain-containing protein, translated as MTVTDSKPGLAVPLQRLGARGTRLLTAVGAIIAPVVRAVWRLAGPVFRTITAAGWLVLGLSVVALVLSAVFGWQEFTYLGFILLASLALCAVFLFGRASYGVLVELNPRRVVVGDRAMGRMVVTNIGTRGLTPTRMELPVGRAIAEFQLPAMKPKEEHEELFAVPTNKRAVIIAGPAESVRGDQLGMLRRALKWADAVDLFVHPKTVRLAPSAAGLVRDLEGQVSKKITNNDIAFHALRPYVPGDDRRYVHWRTSARIGQLMVRQFEETRRSQVTMILASRSDLYASDEEFELAISVTASIAAQVIRDGVQMNVVSESGVWRTQTVTSMLDASCRIDPVGRVYPSIRDFARERTRRLPAPSVVMMIGGSNMTTGEYRSVESLFGQDTAQVAFHVVAGAQPKIASVAGLTVITVGDLSDLSRLVRGLS; from the coding sequence ATGACCGTCACCGACTCGAAACCCGGGCTGGCCGTGCCTCTTCAGAGGCTCGGAGCTCGCGGTACCCGACTGCTCACTGCCGTCGGTGCGATCATCGCGCCTGTCGTCAGGGCTGTCTGGCGTCTCGCCGGGCCGGTGTTCCGCACGATCACGGCGGCCGGATGGCTCGTGCTCGGGCTCTCAGTGGTGGCACTCGTTCTCAGTGCGGTCTTCGGGTGGCAGGAGTTCACCTACCTCGGCTTCATCCTGCTCGCCTCCCTCGCGCTGTGCGCGGTGTTCCTCTTCGGACGTGCGTCCTACGGCGTGCTCGTCGAGCTGAACCCGCGTCGGGTCGTCGTGGGTGACCGGGCCATGGGGCGCATGGTCGTCACGAACATCGGCACCCGGGGTCTCACCCCCACCCGCATGGAGCTTCCGGTGGGCCGCGCGATCGCGGAGTTCCAGCTGCCCGCGATGAAGCCGAAGGAGGAGCACGAAGAGCTCTTCGCGGTGCCGACCAACAAGCGTGCGGTGATCATCGCGGGACCGGCCGAATCTGTGCGCGGTGACCAGCTCGGCATGTTGCGGCGGGCCCTCAAGTGGGCGGATGCCGTTGACCTCTTCGTGCATCCGAAGACGGTGCGTCTCGCCCCCTCCGCGGCTGGTCTCGTGCGCGACCTCGAGGGGCAGGTCTCCAAGAAGATCACCAACAACGACATCGCCTTCCACGCCCTGCGTCCCTACGTGCCGGGGGACGATCGCCGCTATGTGCACTGGCGCACCTCTGCGCGCATCGGCCAGTTGATGGTGCGGCAGTTCGAAGAGACGCGGCGTTCGCAGGTGACGATGATCCTCGCCTCTCGGAGCGACCTCTACGCCTCGGATGAGGAATTCGAACTCGCGATCTCGGTCACGGCGTCGATCGCCGCTCAGGTCATCCGAGACGGCGTGCAGATGAACGTGGTGAGCGAGTCGGGAGTCTGGCGCACCCAGACCGTGACCTCGATGCTGGATGCCTCGTGCCGCATCGACCCGGTCGGTCGGGTCTACCCGAGCATCCGGGACTTCGCCCGCGAACGCACCCGGCGGCTGCCCGCCCCTAGCGTCGTGATGATGATCGGCGGGTCGAATATGACGACCGGCGAGTACCGCAGCGTCGAATCGCTGTTCGGGCAGGACACCGCGCAGGTCGCATTCCACGTCGTTGCCGGTGCGCAGCCGAAGATCGCGTCTGTCGCGGGCCTCACCGTGATCACCGTCGGCGACCTCTCCGACCTCTCCCGGCTGGTTCGGGGGCTCAGCTGA
- a CDS encoding MoxR family ATPase — protein MPVTQEQATWFADAFQKLVANVDKAIVGKSNVIRLVLTALVSDGHVLLEDYPGTGKTVLAKALANSLDGTTSRIQFTPDLLPSDVTGVQIYDQSKGKFQFHQGPIFASIVLADEINRASPKTQSALLEVMEEGVVTIDGEGHGVGAPFLVIATQNPVEQAGTYKLPEAQLDRFLIKTTLGYPDAKTAVALLMDSATRARASLVTPIIKPESIVAMAGLASEVFVDESVMQYLNEIVEATRKNRDVVLGVSMRGAMALARAIKTWAITQGRTYATPDDVRDLAVPVLAHRIILDPESEFAGVKAEDIVSRILLDIEPPTYRAA, from the coding sequence ATGCCCGTAACCCAGGAACAGGCGACCTGGTTCGCCGACGCCTTCCAAAAACTCGTCGCGAACGTCGACAAGGCGATCGTCGGCAAGAGCAATGTGATCCGTCTCGTGCTCACCGCGCTCGTCTCCGATGGGCACGTGCTGCTGGAGGACTACCCCGGAACGGGCAAGACCGTGTTGGCGAAGGCCCTCGCGAACAGCCTGGATGGCACGACCTCGCGCATCCAGTTCACCCCCGACCTGCTGCCCTCCGACGTCACCGGGGTGCAGATCTACGACCAGTCAAAGGGCAAGTTCCAGTTTCACCAGGGACCGATCTTCGCCTCGATCGTGCTCGCGGACGAGATCAACCGGGCGAGCCCCAAGACCCAGAGTGCACTGCTCGAGGTGATGGAAGAGGGTGTGGTCACGATCGATGGAGAGGGCCACGGGGTCGGTGCACCGTTCCTGGTGATCGCGACCCAGAACCCGGTGGAACAGGCCGGCACCTACAAGCTGCCCGAAGCGCAGCTCGACCGTTTCCTGATCAAGACGACGCTCGGCTACCCGGATGCCAAGACCGCGGTCGCCCTGCTGATGGACTCGGCCACCCGCGCGAGGGCATCTCTCGTCACCCCCATCATCAAGCCGGAGTCGATCGTGGCCATGGCCGGACTCGCCTCCGAGGTCTTCGTGGACGAGTCGGTCATGCAATATCTCAACGAGATCGTCGAGGCGACCCGCAAGAACCGTGACGTGGTGCTGGGAGTCAGCATGCGCGGAGCGATGGCACTCGCCCGCGCCATCAAGACCTGGGCGATCACCCAGGGCCGCACCTACGCGACGCCGGATGACGTGCGGGATCTCGCGGTGCCGGTGCTCGCGCACCGCATCATCCTCGACCCGGAGTCGGAGTTCGCCGGGGTGAAGGCCGAAGACATCGTCAGTCGCATTCTGCTCGACATCGAGCCCCCCACCTACCGGGCGGCGTGA
- a CDS encoding FHA domain-containing protein encodes MSDEGNPLLITPPPGLLPAANPAPAPAETEPDDPEEFITLPPGIADSATHRVANARIVPPRATPADSAGSPNSSVDEIVFFPVMPGRPPVVPSAQDVPSIPSAAGEAAPASVPTVSFEAASAPLEGSVDETRASVTRRDSTTAWSIVLPTGQSVPVASAVIIGRDPVANAAWPAAALLPALDPAKSLSKTHALLELEGGILWVHDLDSTNGVFVVAPGMDVVQVDPGTRVLVPDGAEVELGEFIVTVVRA; translated from the coding sequence GTGTCGGACGAAGGCAACCCCCTCCTGATCACCCCGCCGCCCGGACTGTTGCCCGCCGCGAACCCGGCTCCCGCACCGGCCGAGACTGAGCCGGATGATCCGGAGGAGTTCATCACGCTGCCCCCGGGCATCGCCGATTCGGCCACGCACCGCGTGGCGAACGCGCGGATCGTGCCGCCCCGCGCCACTCCGGCGGATTCCGCGGGTTCCCCGAATTCTTCGGTCGACGAGATCGTGTTCTTCCCGGTCATGCCGGGTAGGCCACCGGTTGTGCCGAGCGCGCAGGATGTGCCGTCGATTCCGTCGGCCGCCGGTGAGGCCGCTCCGGCTTCGGTGCCGACGGTTTCATTCGAGGCCGCATCGGCACCGCTCGAGGGTTCGGTCGACGAGACCCGTGCGAGCGTTACCCGACGTGATTCGACGACTGCCTGGAGCATCGTGCTGCCGACCGGGCAGTCCGTGCCCGTTGCTTCCGCCGTGATCATCGGCCGGGATCCGGTGGCCAATGCCGCCTGGCCCGCTGCCGCTCTCCTGCCGGCGCTCGATCCCGCCAAGTCGCTCTCGAAGACGCACGCTCTGCTCGAGCTCGAGGGCGGCATCCTCTGGGTGCACGATCTCGATTCGACCAACGGCGTGTTCGTCGTGGCCCCGGGAATGGACGTCGTACAGGTCGACCCGGGTACCCGTGTCTTGGTGCCCGACGGCGCGGAGGTCGAGCTCGGCGAATTCATCGTCACAGTGGTGCGCGCCTGA
- the leuC gene encoding 3-isopropylmalate dehydratase large subunit, translating to MNDVNPAAPRTLAEKVWDDHLVVKGEDGNPDLIYIDLHLVHEVTSPQAFDGLRLAGRPVRRLDLTIATEDHNTPTLDIDKPIVDLTSRTQIQTLRNNCAEFGVRLHSLGDIDQGIVHVVGPQLGLTMPGITVVCGDSHTSTHGAFGAMAFGIGTSEVEHVLATQTLPLSPFKTMAITVEGTLRPGVTAKDIILAVIAQIGTGGGQGYVLEFRGSAIRSLSMEGRMTVCNMSIEAGARAGMIAPDQVTYDYLEGRAHAPKGADWDAAVAYWNTLATDADAVFDAEVYLDADELEPFVTWGTNPGQGASLSDRVPDPSLIIDMNERASAERALEYMDLEAGTPLKDIHVDAVFMGSCTNSRIEDLRAFASIIKGQKKADGVRVMVVPGSARVRIEAEAEGIDQIVKDFGAEWRFAGCSMCLGMNPDQLAPGERCASTSNRNFEGRQGKGGRTHLVSPLVAAATAIRGTLSSPWDLGLDTSGLDTGAGVPSSTSGTAGN from the coding sequence ATGAACGATGTAAACCCCGCAGCACCCCGCACACTCGCCGAAAAAGTGTGGGATGACCACCTCGTCGTGAAGGGCGAGGACGGCAACCCCGACCTCATCTACATCGACCTCCACCTCGTGCACGAGGTGACGAGCCCGCAAGCCTTCGACGGGCTACGCCTCGCCGGTCGCCCGGTGCGCCGCCTCGACCTCACCATCGCCACCGAGGATCACAACACCCCGACCCTCGACATCGACAAGCCCATAGTGGATCTCACGAGCCGCACGCAGATCCAGACCCTGCGCAACAACTGCGCGGAGTTCGGGGTGCGCCTGCACTCCCTCGGCGACATCGATCAGGGAATCGTCCACGTCGTCGGCCCGCAGCTCGGCCTCACGATGCCGGGCATCACCGTCGTCTGCGGCGACTCCCACACCTCGACCCATGGGGCATTCGGCGCGATGGCCTTCGGCATCGGCACCAGCGAGGTCGAGCATGTGCTCGCCACGCAGACCCTGCCGCTCAGCCCGTTCAAGACGATGGCGATCACCGTCGAGGGCACCCTGCGACCGGGCGTGACGGCCAAGGACATCATCCTCGCGGTCATCGCACAGATCGGTACCGGAGGCGGGCAGGGCTATGTGCTCGAGTTCCGCGGCAGCGCCATCCGTTCCCTCTCTATGGAGGGCCGGATGACCGTTTGCAACATGTCCATCGAGGCGGGAGCCCGGGCGGGTATGATCGCGCCGGATCAGGTGACCTACGACTACCTCGAGGGCCGCGCGCACGCACCGAAGGGCGCGGACTGGGACGCGGCTGTCGCCTACTGGAACACCCTCGCTACCGACGCGGACGCGGTGTTCGACGCCGAGGTGTACCTCGATGCGGACGAACTCGAACCGTTCGTCACCTGGGGGACGAATCCAGGGCAGGGCGCGTCGCTCAGCGATCGAGTGCCCGATCCCTCGCTGATCATCGATATGAACGAGCGGGCCTCCGCCGAGCGAGCCCTCGAGTACATGGACCTCGAAGCGGGCACCCCGCTCAAAGACATTCACGTCGACGCGGTGTTCATGGGATCGTGCACCAACAGCCGTATCGAAGACCTGCGGGCATTCGCCTCGATCATCAAGGGACAGAAGAAGGCGGATGGCGTGCGCGTCATGGTCGTACCGGGTTCGGCCCGCGTGCGCATCGAGGCCGAAGCCGAGGGCATCGACCAGATCGTCAAGGACTTCGGCGCCGAGTGGCGCTTCGCCGGCTGCTCGATGTGTCTCGGGATGAATCCCGACCAGCTCGCCCCGGGCGAGCGCTGCGCATCCACCTCCAATCGCAACTTCGAAGGTCGGCAGGGCAAGGGTGGGCGCACCCATCTGGTGTCGCCGCTCGTGGCAGCGGCGACCGCGATCCGCGGGACGCTGAGTTCGCCGTGGGACCTCGGTCTCGATACTTCGGGTCTCGATACGGGCGCTGGAGTGCCCTCCTCGACCAGCGGAACGGCGGGCAACTGA